The genomic region TGTTGGCCTTCAGATGAATGATGGGTGCCAGTGGAGGAAGTACGGGCAGAAGATATCCAAGGGGAACCCGTGCCCACGCGCCTACTACCGCTGCACCATCGCAACGGGATGCCCCGTCAGGAAGCAGGTATGATATGCATTGCATGATCAATATGTCACAAAATAATCTCAACATATGGTGGCGCCATACAAAATAGGTGGCGAGAAGTGTGCTCTGCAAACCAAACTTAGGCAAGAAGCATACTCTCTCCGTCCCGAAATAAGTGTTTGAACACCGCGATGCTACTTAATTAGTACTTCTCTGATCTGTAAGGTTCACGCACTTTTAGTAAAAACTTGATCATTAATTTAATCGACAAAATATTAGTGGTATAATCCGGGTATATAATTCATATTATTTTGATAAAATTACTGATAAGAGGTTTATTAAAATGTGTGCGCCTTTTGCGAATTTGTACTGGCATGGAGAGACTACTTAAGAATGTGAGCTTAGATGCAGAAGTTGGTGCCCGCTAAAAATGCATTATACAGTCTCTATTAGAGGTTCAGTAAGTATTACCAAGTGGCATGAGCGCCGGGGATCGGATTCAGAGATCGATCGGAGAGCCTGGCCTGATCACGAGCGCCTCTCCTGCCTCGGCTGGGTGCACCGTCGCCATCGGGCGCTCTCTGGTTCCCTCCTCTCGCTTTCCCTGTTCCCCGGCGCCGGGCTTCTCGGCGCCGGGCGATGGCAAGGGCGCTGCCGCTGTTGGGGTTTTTTTAGGCTGATCGCGTCGGAACAAACTGGTCCCACATGCCAGTGGTCGATGGGGGTTTAGGACGATTTGGCTGGGACCTGCGCCGCCACATGTGCACTGCTGCCCACTTCAAGCAAGTCCATCCAATGtgtctcaaaaacaaaaaaaacaagtcCACTCAAAATAGAATCCTTTTGTCCCAAAATAGAATCCTTAGAAAACAACTTCTTTGTCTTTTATATCTCTTAGAAAAAGCATACAAGCAAACACCACATGCCTTTCCAGAAAATTATCTAATGATCGAGCAAATGTCTTCTCGATCCATATATATAGGAGTATCTAGCAAATCCGCACTGTAGCATCCGGAGATCTCGTGCGACCGGTCCACCTAATTTCGAAATTTATATCCATGCTAAAAGTTCACAAAAGAAATCTGAAAGTAACTAAACACATAGACATAGCATAATCTCTAACTAGTCACAAAGTTTCAAATCTAGCTTCAATTAACAAGTTCAAATGTGATTGAACATGCACAATTCATATCCCGGTTTGAATTAACTACTATTTGTAGTGATTTGTCTTTTTGGTTTCTCTGGTTGCGAGTTGAATTTGTAACTGAAATCTCAGGACGCATATTGTATCCGTGTAACcagttattttcaggatttttaataCCTTTTTGTGTTGGTTTTTAACTTTGGGTACACGAAATAGGTGTACGGAGACTTCTCATTTTTTTGAACTTGGGATCTTCTCTTTGGTAATAGCAGTAGCAGGGATTTCACTTGAACTAACCAAGTTTTCAAATATAATTCTTCTTTTTTTTGCCAAAAAAGATCTTCATTACTCCCTCTTCATTCTAAAACTGACTCCTAATGCACATCCATGTTAAGCCACATCATCTAAAAAAACATTGGATAATGTTCACAATCAATCAAGTACGCTAGATCTTGACAGTTGGGAAAGTAGTGGCTGCACCCACGGTGCACCCACGCAAGAAAACGTAGCAAAATATTTCAAAATCTGCTCAAACAGGGCACGTACATTTTGAGTAATTTTCAGTGATTTTGTCTTTTTCGTAGAGAGCTCCTCGGATGTTATTTGACCACCAAACTTTGCAAGCACCCATAACATTTATTGATGATCAGTCCcacaaagtttcagaattttttgaaatgttttctATATTTTCTTGCATGGGTGCACTGTGGGTGCACCGAGCTGGGGTGTAGAAAAACCACTCTCCTGTTTAAAATCACATCCCTTGGTAATGACATGTCCCTTGGAACAAAAATGTCTCTTAAACTTTTCTTTTTATCAAAAGAGAGGCTCCCCTCTCCGATTTTCATTATAGAAAGTCAAATGTCTTGACAGTTCACTACCAGCAAAAACTAAAAACTACTACAACCCTTACAAACCAGGGGAAACTACGAGCCCAACCAGCCATCAAAGTTACTGATCATGCAAGATCAAGCGAGCCTAGAAGGCCGGAGAAGCTGAAACTCTTCGGGCACAAAATAAGCCAGGAAGTTTAGTGATGAAAAGATATGCCCCTTAGTGCAAATATGTCTCTTCACGGAAAGACACATCGCGAAAGGATGACTTTTCATGAAAAGACATATTTTAAGAAATGAATAATTTTTTGATGGACACATTTACAAAATTCAGTTGATCATTGAAATTACCTTAACTATGCTAGAAAACTAATATTCCAAATTTGGCATTCAATTAACTTATGCACTTCAACAATATTTGAGCTTATACTTTCAAAAAGGGAAATTTATATATAAATACTTGAAACAAGCTCATTAAAACTATCTAATAATAACCGCAAACCTGCTTTAAAATTCGCTCTCATATTTTTTCAATGGaatgcacacacacactacacagcATCCATACTCCCTCGCCATGGTGTGGTGGCCAACTGACCATGCACGTAATTTATTTCAGGTTCAGAGATGTGCGGAGGACATGTCGATCCTGATCACCACCTACGAGGGCTCGCACAACCACCCGCTCTCCGCCTCTGCAACCGCCATGGCATCCACCACCTCTGCCGCCGCGTCCATGCTTATGTCAGGCTCCTCCACCTCGCTGGGCTTCCCCTCTGCCGCCTCCAACCTCCACGGCCTCAGGTTCGGCCTCCCAGCGGCGACCACCGTCGATCCCTTGAGCCAGCTGAGCGCCCGGCCGTTCTTCCTCCCGGCAGCTGCCGGCACGTCCATCAGCGTCACCCCGTCGTACCCCACCATCACCCTCGACCTCACGTCGCAGGCCGCCTCGCAGCAGGCCTTCTCCCTCAGCAACACCAACAGGTTCTCCTCCAGCTTCACGGGCTCTTACGGCCATAGCAGCAGCACTGGTACTAGGTACCCTTCCACGAGCTTCTCCTTCTCCGGCTCCGGCGCGAGCAGCCTGCCCGGCGCCACCGCGTGGCCGGCCGGAGTTGGACCGTACCTGAGCTACGGATCCTCGCCCAGCGCACCCTACAACGACGCCGGCAAGAGCTCGTTCGAGGCCGCGCTGAGCAGCATCAATGGAAGGCAACAAGGCTCAGCGGCATTCCTCTACCAGCCGGTGCAGCAGAGGGCGGCTCACGTGAGCGGCGGCAGCACGGCACCGACCGTGCTCACCGACACGATCGCCAAGGCGATCACGTCGGACCCGGGCTTCCACACGGCGCTCGCGGCCGCCATCACGTCGTACGTCGGCAAGCCGGCTGCAGGATGTGGCAAGGGGCTCGAGTGGGGTGAGCACCTCGGGCTGGGGCCGTCCAGTGCGGCAGCCGCGGTGTGCTCGTCGGCAGTGCTAGCACGATCGTCATCAACGGGGGCCGCACAGAACGGTTCCCCGAACGACAGGATGACGTTGCAGGCGTCGCTGGCGCTGTCGGGCTCCACCAGTGCTACTGCTTCGACGTTGTGAAGAACAGGGAGCACATTAATTTGTTAGCAGAAGGTTTCTGAGTTGTGTTCATGGATTGATTTGAACATTTCGTCTAGATATAATACTGACTATAGAATAATTTCTGAAAATGTGTTGATCGATTCACCATTCACAACCAAAACACATGCCAAGAGTTTTTGCCTGCGACAAGTTATTTGCAAGTTGCCTGGAAAAAGAAAACCTTTGCAGTGATCATAACTGCAGCGGAAAACAAAGTAATCTTAGGCTCCGTTTGATTCATGTTGTGGACCTGAGTTATGCTGTCAAAACTTCACGGCAGCGACTTTGGGCTTATAGCTCCTGTGCCACACGTTTGAGGTGAATCGGCAAGGGTGCGACGTTGTTCGAGCGAATGACTGTGGTGCGACAATTTTGAGCAGGTAAATAGCCCACGCACGACATGGCTGTTAAACTCAACTGATGCCCTCGTTAGCTGTTGGGGGCTGGACCCACCACTTATCCACGTAAGCGCGTTATTTCGCGGGACCCACCACTTGTTCTTTCGCGGGACCCACCACTTGTTCTttcgcgggtgagggagtcctgaataagggggtatccggacagccgggctatatgctttggccagactgttggactatgaagatacaagattgaagacttcgtcccgtgtccggatgggattctcctttgcgtggaaggcaagcttggcgattcggatgatagatctccttctctgtaactgactttgtgtaaccctagccccctccggtgtctatataaaccggagggtttagtccgtagaacaacaatcataatcataggctggcttctagggtttagcctctacgatctcgtggtagatcaactcttgtaatactcatatcatcaagatcaatcaagcaggaagtagggtattacctccatcgagagggcccgaacctgggtaaacatcgtgtccccagcctcttgttaccattagtcttagacgcacagttcgggaccccctacccgagatccgccggttttgacaccgacattggtgctttcattgagagttcctctgtgtcgtcgctctaaggctcgatggccccttcaatcttcaacaacgcagtccagggtgagacttttctccccggacagatcttcgtgttcggcggcttcgcactgcgggccaattcgcttggccatctggagcagatcgacagttacgcccctggccatcatgtcaggttCGGAAagctgaactacacggccgatatccgcggagacttgatcttcgatgaattCGGGCCTgcatcaggagcgccgaacagtcacgacgagcacgacttaaatctgttgtcggacagtattcgggatatcgcccctgcagctgctccggacctaaatccggggcagaccgcgtcgttcgacgacgagtggatggaccccgccatggaagcagcatactcttcggcggtagagccgaacagaGATTCCGCCGTTAAGGGAATCGGCGTCACCGGACCCCGGACGTGGGTTCCGAACCGCGCGCGCCCGGGCCCATCGAGTCTGATTGGGCCCCAATAATGGatttcaccgccgcggatatctttcagcactccccctttggcgatgtgctaaattcattaaggtctctctctctgtcagaagATTCctgaccgaactatgtccggctcgagtgggaagcaggcgatgaagaaattcgttacccacccaccacccacttcatagccacggtcgatgatttgaccgatgtgcttgatttcgactctgaagacatcgacagtatagacgacgatgcaggagaagaacaggaaccaccgcccacaaggcgctcgactgccacctcttcatatgatatatatatatatatatatatatatatatatatatatatatatatatggtgggcaccaccaaagaaaacaatggcgatgaggcaacagaagataacccctcagggaagaaatcaaagcatgggcgtcatcggcgccgctctaagccccaccacacaataccggcacaggagaagaaaacaatccagatggtgccgaagaggaatacaatcctgatcagcctaccttcgagcaggccgaacaggaacacgggcaggtcagcccagatgaacaggcgacggacgaatACTTGGAGGacaacaactatatgcctccctttgaagatgaggtgagcctcggcgatgatgaattcggcgtaccggaggatcccgtagagcaggagcgctttaagcgccggcttatagccactgcaagaagcctgagaaagaagcagcatcagctccaagttgatcaagatctactcacagacagatggaccgaggtcctggcggccgaggaatacggactcgagcgcccaccaaagtttacccaaagcacaagttggtacctcaactagaggaggaggccgtagagccttcactaccagcacaagacgaggctgaccggccacctcgtggccgggataaaacggcgtatcagaccgaataccagcccgcacccccacgccagtttactacggcccggggtaATACGCAGGACCTACGAAatctattggaaaacaaagcaggatagccaagatcgatctatgggtCACCGGGGCGCGCCCCAACACTTGACGACGAccatcatgccggatacactaacaacaagtccggtcgggccgaacataaCCAGCCAGACATAGTCGCACTACAtagcgacatagcccggcacagaggcgccgcacaccccctttgcttcactgatgaagtaatggatcacgaattcccataagggtttaaacccgtaaacatcgagtcatacgatggcacaacagaccccgtggtgtggatcgaagactttcttctccacattcacatggcccgcggtgatgacctacacgccatcaagtatcttccccttaaactcaaaggaccagccagacattggctgaatagcctgccggcgaactccatcggcagttgggaaaatcttgaggacgcattcctcgacaacttccaaggcacttacgtgcgaccaccggatactgatgacttaagtcacattacccaacagcccggagagtcagccaagaaattctggactcagttcctaactaaaaagaaccaaattgtcgactgtccggacgccaaggcCCTGGCGgactttaagcataatatccgcgacgagtggctcgcccgacacctctgccaagaaaaaccgaagtccatggcggccctcacgacactcatgacccactttcgcgcgggcgaggacagttggatggctcgcagtagcaccacgccaagaaactccggcacttcagatgtccgcgacagtaacggaaagccacggcgcaatagacataagcgtcggaataatggtgacaacgccgaagatacgacagtcaatgccggattcagcaactcaaaatccggtcagcgaaaaaagctgTTCAAAAGAAATAATCTGGGATCATCCAATCttgaccgcatacttgaccgctcgtgccagattcatggcacccctgacaaaccagcaaatcacactaacagagattgttgggtgttcaaacaggccggcaagttgaatgccgaaaacaaggacaaggggctgcacagcgatgatgacgaggagccccggcgtccgaacactgggggacagaagaaatttccccccaggtgaaaacggtaagcatgatctatgccacccacattcccaaacgggaatgaAAGCatgcactgagggacgtctatgcgatggagccagtcgtcccaaagttcaacccatggtcatcctatccgatcaccttcgatcgtagggaccatcctaccagcatccgttACGGCGGCTcaaccgcattggtccttgatcctatcatcgacagattccacctcacgcgagtccttatggacggtggcagcagcctcaacctgctttaccagggcacggtgcgcaaaatgggcatcgatccctcacggatcaaacccaccaaaaccacctttaaaggtgtaattccaggggtagaggcccgctgtacgggctcaataacactggaagtggtcttcggatctccgtataacttccgaagcgaggagttaatcttcgatcgtacctttccgtagtggctatcatgcactacttggacgaaccgcgttcgctcgattcaatgcggtaccccactatgcataccttatgctcaagatgccaggaccttgcggggttataacagtcaatggaaacacagaccgctccctccgtacggaagagcacattGCGGCCCTCACGGTAGAAGTACAAAGAAGCCTTCTTCGACAGATAGCCAATTCGGCAatgacaaccccgaacaccgtcaagcgagtccggagcacacTACAACAGGATCGTCAGGCACGcaaagagctcgattagcaatccggcctccgctgCAGCCCCAGTCAGGCggcatttgtgccacgcgtacataactgcgcactcaaaataccatgggcgtaGGTGAAGGCGAGACGACGATGCGGCCTACAGTATGGTTCAGCCGCCACGAGGCCCGCAtaccctttttctttctttctttcaggaccctactttcgggcagccccttcagagaaccggactatcggactcatcacaggagggaacaccaaggaggcaagaggctttgcacacaaaggaatacccaggtggtctctgttaatgatcgttatacctgttttacatacccgcatgcagcctacctttggataggacatgtcaaatagtcctatttgtttctgcttcacacattaattgtacacatacgccttgacaTATTATCCAAATAACAACGGGAAATAGTATACAGcatcagcttcttattactatcttcatattttcccttaaatggttatttaatattgcatccgtacactttggtatgttcaGTTTGCCAGAGGCTTCTTATtgtgccccataatacggcaagataagtctGAATACTTTCGAcagtacggcaccccgaacttatagcattatatgcatcagctctgaatcatgtcttgggccaatagttgggttaacccggctcccttgttttggtaccttacgttccgttatatcggcgaAAGTAGCGCAAGGataactactacgattgtgtcccggttctttcggacgagcacctgagtagagaaagccgaaaattgactgtcatgatgcggcgagagttggtcgctgttcgagaggtctaaaatccttaaagatttttcccgcttcaggcgaggaatcggccttgtccgatttaggcgtatatagcgccccaattcggctttccgaatactagaggcttcgccgaaatttcaaattgtagacttctatggctaagtgagagttgtaaatccgcatagtccgattgccttgttcgttgcgctaaacacctccttaaaggaccaaaaatttggataaagagtgtttgggttttccacgaacaccccagtactagttacaagggggcaaAAGTCGATGACAGGCCTACTtttagaattttataaacagccgcacataaggtaatattttaaatcaaacaaagtgtCATATAAGCACAAACAAACTCGTTTTTCTGTTACAAAAACGACATGAGTAtattcactcaaagattatgtccttggtacattgaTTGGCCACAAGGCGAGCGTCTTTCATAACGCCATTGTAATATTTTTCGGGGTAGCGATGCTGCTTTCCCTCAGGTGGCCcttccttcacaagcttctcagcatccagtttggcccaatgcatcttcgcgcgggcaaaggcctggcgggcaccctcaatacagacggatTGCTTGATAACCTCAAGCCGCAGACAgacatttaccatccgctttataaggccaaAGTAGCTATCGGGCagaggctcaccaggccacatctggactatcaggcccttcatggccagttcggccgccttgtggagttcgaccaattgcttcagttcgTCACTCgagggcatcgggtgttcggctccggcatactgagaccaaaacaacttctccattgagctcccttcttcggcatggtagaactctgtggcatccgatatgctgcatggcagatctacAAATGCCCCTGGCGAGCTCTGAATGCggttaagtaaaagaaatgtctcctccacatgcttgctctgcataatgaatgccttacctaccactatcttcttggccgcctggatttcctggagggccctttgggcttcggaCTTGGCATCTTTCGCGCTCTCGAGGGCTTTGGCAAGCTCTGacgcttgcgtcttgaagtcatgctccaaggactcgaacttcttgccgaactcctggagctctttcCGTACCTCTCCCACACAAGCATCTTGCTTTTCACACtcagtgcgctccgtggccgctttggCTTCGGCCTCGAACatcgctttct from Triticum aestivum cultivar Chinese Spring chromosome 4A, IWGSC CS RefSeq v2.1, whole genome shotgun sequence harbors:
- the LOC123083031 gene encoding WRKY transcription factor 72B codes for the protein MIKGDQRQLGGHEERLNNEIRDDHQASDGNFFKFLQNQSSSKKEAQEDKIASTRAEMGEVRKENERLKAMLPRMVDDHRTLQKQFDVLHQQGRGKNLAVGSAEHTSLVDGVKDPRFISLRLGTSTGTSKHNYMGEEIKGNTNNPDDIAVGARTDGGEIKVRPDVVTLSPGGSSEEEAAETTTTSVASKTEKNPRSTDSEDDVAQQPLAKKARVSVRARCDTPTMNDGCQWRKYGQKISKGNPCPRAYYRCTIATGCPVRKQVQRCAEDMSILITTYEGSHNHPLSASATAMASTTSAAASMLMSGSSTSLGFPSAASNLHGLRFGLPAATTVDPLSQLSARPFFLPAAAGTSISVTPSYPTITLDLTSQAASQQAFSLSNTNRFSSSFTGSYGHSSSTGTRYPSTSFSFSGSGASSLPGATAWPAGVGPYLSYGSSPSAPYNDAGKSSFEAALSSINGRQQGSAAFLYQPVQQRAAHVSGGSTAPTVLTDTIAKAITSDPGFHTALAAAITSYVGKPAAGCGKGLEWGEHLGLGPSSAAAAVCSSAVLARSSSTGAAQNGSPNDRMTLQASLALSGSTSATASTL